In Georgenia soli, a genomic segment contains:
- a CDS encoding ABC transporter substrate-binding protein translates to MHRRRLLASTAAAAAAVLALSACAPSDDAPDPGADGGATSAAGSDECAEPVALDVWSWRTEDKDTYETIFDVFEEANPCITVNFQAYKNTEYNQILQTGLTGSDGPDVAQVRSYGLLQPLVEGGNLAPLDDVVPALADFDEAALDGARGKEDGGIYGVPFAAQTIQVFYNTAIFEEHGLEEPETWEDFIAANDTLKEAGVTPLAVGAKDAWFVPTVHDALTAAQYGGAEFQQKLRDGETDFNDPAYVKSIQSFADLEQYMPDDVVGVAYTDAQVLFTSGAAAMFAGGSYELAFFQSTNPELELGVFQVPPPEGSALDHPVSPGYADGNWGLSAASDNPEEAETLLNWLASEEFGQMVANDLKQFSPVPGVTFDEPLMQEMWDLYQENPAPYLLLVDYRYGDPVGTDLMGEGGQQLFLGELDAAGVASKIQDGLSAWWTPGQ, encoded by the coding sequence ATGCACCGCCGCAGACTCCTTGCCTCCACCGCCGCCGCGGCGGCGGCCGTCCTCGCACTGTCCGCCTGCGCCCCTTCCGACGACGCACCCGACCCGGGCGCCGACGGCGGGGCGACCTCCGCCGCCGGCTCCGACGAGTGCGCCGAGCCGGTCGCCCTCGACGTGTGGTCCTGGCGCACCGAGGACAAGGACACCTACGAGACCATCTTCGACGTCTTCGAGGAGGCCAACCCCTGCATCACGGTGAACTTCCAGGCCTACAAGAACACCGAGTACAACCAGATCCTGCAGACCGGCCTCACCGGCTCGGACGGCCCGGACGTCGCCCAGGTGCGTTCCTACGGCCTGCTCCAGCCGCTCGTCGAGGGCGGCAACCTCGCCCCGCTGGACGACGTCGTCCCCGCCCTGGCGGACTTCGACGAGGCCGCGCTCGACGGCGCCCGCGGCAAGGAGGACGGCGGCATCTACGGCGTCCCCTTCGCCGCTCAGACCATCCAGGTCTTCTACAACACCGCCATCTTCGAGGAGCACGGCCTCGAGGAGCCGGAGACGTGGGAGGACTTCATCGCCGCCAACGACACCCTGAAGGAGGCCGGCGTCACGCCGCTCGCCGTCGGGGCCAAGGACGCCTGGTTCGTCCCGACCGTCCACGACGCGCTGACCGCCGCCCAGTACGGCGGCGCGGAGTTCCAGCAGAAGCTCCGCGACGGCGAGACCGACTTCAACGACCCGGCGTACGTGAAGTCGATCCAGAGCTTCGCCGACCTCGAGCAGTACATGCCCGACGACGTCGTCGGCGTGGCCTACACCGACGCCCAGGTGCTCTTCACCTCCGGCGCGGCGGCGATGTTCGCGGGCGGCTCCTACGAGCTGGCGTTCTTCCAGTCCACCAACCCCGAGCTCGAGCTCGGCGTCTTCCAGGTCCCGCCGCCGGAGGGCTCGGCGCTCGACCACCCCGTCAGCCCCGGCTACGCCGACGGCAACTGGGGCCTCTCGGCCGCCTCGGACAACCCCGAGGAGGCGGAGACGCTGCTGAACTGGCTGGCGAGCGAGGAGTTCGGGCAGATGGTCGCCAACGACCTCAAGCAGTTCTCCCCGGTTCCGGGCGTGACGTTCGACGAGCCGCTCATGCAGGAGATGTGGGACCTGTACCAGGAGAACCCCGCCCCGTACCTGCTGCTCGTGGACTACCGCTACGGCGACCCGGTGGGCACCGACCTCATGGGTGAGGGCGGCCAGCAGCTCTTCCTCGGGGAGCTCGACGCGGCCGGTGTCGCGAGCAAGATCCAGGACGGGCTCTCGGCCTGGTGGACCCCGGGCCAGTGA
- a CDS encoding carbohydrate ABC transporter permease has translation MTGPTAEETSPSAGHRRPPLTAALPTGTALVFLLPAALLFGFFVLYPMVTALTYSLYSWRGTSQESFVGLGNFVTLFTAEPYATQVPRAFAHNLLLFAGSMVVQNSVGLLLAVVLHRRRRFKRLFQVLYTMPYLVSPLVIGYLWSLLLSPLFGPVNALLKTVGLDALALPWLGNPTTALWVVVLVTAWQWVGFPLLLYGAALGGLDHSLEEAAELDGASARQRFWHITLPLLTPIIGTVSVLTFIFSMEAFPIPYALGGSTGSPAGATDVMSLLFYRTAFQSGSSNAIGTSSAIAILLFLVIFGLSIAFNKWFRRAERRLF, from the coding sequence GTGACCGGGCCGACGGCGGAGGAGACTTCGCCGTCGGCCGGGCACCGTCGCCCTCCCCTCACGGCGGCCCTGCCGACGGGGACGGCCCTGGTCTTCCTCCTCCCGGCGGCGCTGCTGTTCGGCTTCTTCGTGCTCTACCCGATGGTCACGGCGCTGACGTACTCGCTGTACTCCTGGCGGGGCACCTCGCAGGAGTCGTTCGTGGGGCTGGGGAACTTCGTCACGCTCTTCACGGCCGAGCCGTACGCCACCCAGGTGCCGCGCGCGTTCGCGCACAACCTGCTGCTCTTCGCCGGCTCGATGGTGGTGCAGAACTCGGTGGGCCTGCTGCTCGCCGTGGTGCTGCACCGCCGTCGGCGGTTCAAGCGGCTCTTCCAGGTGCTGTACACGATGCCGTACCTGGTCTCGCCGCTGGTCATCGGCTACCTGTGGTCGCTGCTGCTCTCCCCGCTGTTCGGGCCGGTCAACGCCCTGCTCAAGACGGTCGGGCTCGACGCGCTGGCCCTGCCGTGGCTCGGCAACCCGACCACCGCGCTGTGGGTCGTGGTGCTGGTGACCGCGTGGCAGTGGGTGGGCTTCCCGCTGCTGCTCTACGGGGCGGCCCTCGGCGGCCTGGACCACTCCCTGGAGGAGGCGGCCGAGCTCGACGGCGCCAGCGCCCGTCAGCGCTTCTGGCACATCACCCTGCCGCTGCTCACCCCGATCATCGGGACCGTCAGCGTGCTGACCTTCATCTTCTCGATGGAGGCCTTCCCGATCCCGTACGCCCTGGGCGGCTCGACCGGCTCCCCCGCCGGGGCCACGGACGTGATGTCGCTGCTCTTCTACCGCACCGCGTTCCAGTCCGGCTCGTCCAACGCGATCGGCACGTCCTCGGCGATCGCCATCCTGCTGTTCCTGGTGATCTTCGGGCTCTCGATCGCGTTCAACAAGTGGTTCCGGCGGGCCGAGAGGCGGTTGTTCTGA
- a CDS encoding carbohydrate ABC transporter permease: MATTLTAPGTATTTNRPATPPGRRTGGVRAAATSTLLWVYAAVAILPLLTMVLNSFRTNQELVSEPLGLPAEPSLAAYQEAWIEASFSTYFWNSIVVTVGSVALSTVVSLLAAYALARSRSRLMGALEQVFVSGLMMPVFLMIVPIFYLLDSIGMVSTRTGLVLVYAAVSIPFSVFVLGTFFRQLPGELEEAARIDGAGPLRMFWSVMLPLVRPAVATVVVFRFVPIWNDFFYPLILVRDRTRYTLPVGLTTFFGEYQTSWSTLFAGLVIATLPLVVLFLLATKQIISGLTAGMGK; encoded by the coding sequence ATGGCCACCACCCTCACCGCCCCCGGCACCGCCACGACGACGAACCGGCCGGCCACCCCGCCCGGGCGCCGCACCGGCGGGGTGCGCGCGGCGGCGACGTCCACCCTGCTGTGGGTCTACGCCGCCGTGGCGATCCTGCCGCTGCTGACGATGGTGCTGAACTCCTTCCGCACCAACCAGGAGCTGGTGTCCGAGCCGCTGGGCCTGCCGGCCGAGCCGAGCCTGGCGGCGTACCAGGAGGCGTGGATCGAGGCGTCGTTCTCCACGTACTTCTGGAACTCGATCGTGGTCACCGTGGGGTCGGTCGCGCTCTCCACCGTGGTCTCGCTGCTCGCCGCGTACGCGCTGGCGCGCAGCCGCTCCCGGCTCATGGGTGCGCTCGAACAGGTGTTCGTCTCCGGCCTGATGATGCCGGTGTTCCTCATGATCGTGCCGATCTTCTACCTGCTCGACTCGATCGGCATGGTCTCCACCCGCACCGGGCTGGTGCTCGTCTACGCGGCGGTGTCGATCCCCTTCTCCGTGTTCGTGCTCGGCACGTTCTTCCGTCAGCTCCCCGGTGAGCTGGAGGAGGCCGCCCGCATCGACGGCGCGGGGCCGCTGCGCATGTTCTGGTCGGTCATGCTGCCGCTGGTCCGCCCCGCCGTGGCCACGGTGGTGGTGTTCCGGTTCGTGCCGATCTGGAACGACTTCTTCTACCCGCTGATCCTCGTGCGCGACCGCACCAGGTACACGCTGCCGGTGGGCCTGACGACGTTCTTCGGCGAGTACCAGACCAGCTGGTCCACGCTCTTCGCCGGGCTGGTGATCGCGACGCTGCCGCTCGTGGTGCTGTTCCTGCTCGCCACCAAGCAGATCATCTCCGGCCTCACCGCCGGCATGGGCAAGTAG
- a CDS encoding MFS transporter, whose product MIGPAMSNTRPAPLPREIWVLVSAAFVIAMGYGLVAPVLPQFARSFDVGVTAASVVVSVFAFFRLVFAPVGGKLIGRLGERPVYLTGLLVVAGSTAATAFAQNYAQLLIFRGLGGIGSTMFTVSAMGLIVRLAPPTARGRASSAYGTAFLLGNIGGPLVGGLLGEAGLRVPFLVYAASLLVAVAVVAVFLRPSALRRPAGTAQLPVMRLGDALAHPAYRAALVSAFAHGWSNFGVRVAILPLFAAAAVGAGPWAAGAALAAFAIGNALALTPAGRASDSRGRKPLLVTGLLLNGVLTAALALTGDLVPMLVVSALAGVGAGMLNPAQQATVADVVGSERTAGPVFATFQMFSDAGQILGPVLAGLLVDHAGYGAAFALSGAITVIAALVWTRAPETLVAHKAR is encoded by the coding sequence ATGATCGGCCCAGCCATGTCCAACACCCGCCCCGCTCCCCTGCCCCGCGAGATCTGGGTCCTCGTCTCCGCCGCCTTCGTCATCGCGATGGGCTACGGCCTCGTCGCCCCGGTGCTGCCGCAGTTCGCCCGCAGCTTCGACGTCGGGGTGACCGCCGCCTCCGTGGTGGTCAGCGTCTTCGCGTTCTTCCGCCTGGTGTTCGCCCCCGTGGGCGGGAAGCTCATCGGCCGCCTCGGCGAGCGCCCCGTCTACCTCACCGGGCTGCTGGTCGTCGCCGGCTCCACGGCGGCCACCGCGTTCGCGCAGAACTACGCCCAGCTGCTGATCTTCCGCGGGCTCGGCGGCATCGGCTCGACGATGTTCACGGTCTCCGCGATGGGACTCATCGTGCGGCTCGCACCACCGACGGCGCGCGGGCGGGCGTCCTCCGCGTACGGCACGGCGTTCCTCCTGGGGAACATCGGCGGGCCGTTGGTCGGCGGTCTGCTCGGCGAGGCCGGCCTGCGCGTGCCCTTCCTCGTCTACGCCGCCTCGCTGCTGGTCGCCGTCGCGGTGGTCGCGGTGTTCCTCCGGCCGTCCGCGCTGCGGCGGCCGGCCGGCACCGCGCAGCTGCCGGTCATGCGGCTGGGTGACGCGCTGGCGCACCCGGCCTACCGGGCCGCCCTCGTCTCGGCGTTCGCGCACGGCTGGTCCAACTTCGGTGTCCGGGTCGCCATCCTGCCGCTGTTCGCCGCTGCGGCCGTCGGCGCCGGGCCCTGGGCGGCGGGCGCGGCGCTCGCCGCCTTCGCGATCGGCAACGCGCTCGCGCTCACGCCCGCCGGCCGGGCCTCGGACTCACGCGGGCGCAAGCCGCTGCTCGTCACGGGGCTGCTGCTGAACGGCGTGCTCACCGCGGCGCTCGCGCTGACCGGGGACCTCGTGCCGATGCTGGTCGTGTCGGCCCTGGCGGGCGTGGGCGCGGGCATGCTCAACCCCGCCCAGCAGGCGACCGTGGCCGACGTCGTGGGCAGCGAGCGCACGGCCGGCCCGGTCTTCGCCACCTTCCAGATGTTCAGCGACGCCGGGCAGATCCTCGGACCGGTCCTCGCCGGCCTCCTGGTCGATCACGCCGGCTACGGCGCCGCTTTCGCGCTCTCCGGCGCCATCACCGTGATCGCGGCGCTCGTGTGGACGCGGGCCCCGGAGACCCTGGTGGCGCACAAGGCGCGCTGA
- a CDS encoding NAD(P)-dependent oxidoreductase produces the protein MSERQADVGLIGLGAMGRPMGAHLLRTARERGVDLVVHSRRESTAAELVADGAVWAATPREVAARCDVVVTMLPDLPDLDDVLDGDDGLLAGLTRPTVLVVSSTSSPDGVRRLSRDLAGRTEGRLAVVDAPVSGGVEGAAEGTLSVMVGGADDDVARVLPWLAALGTAVHLGPIGAGQVAKACNQLIVAAATVALGEASVIAERAGLDLGRLLDLLGGGYAGSRVLEVKKSRLAAHDHTPASPARFMIKDLAFAAAEAESTGTAVEQLPVLQRVYEAITEQGLGDLDSSVVQRYVDERSA, from the coding sequence ATGTCGGAGCGTCAGGCGGACGTCGGGCTCATCGGCCTCGGGGCGATGGGCCGCCCCATGGGCGCGCACCTGCTCCGGACGGCGCGCGAGCGCGGCGTGGACCTCGTCGTCCACAGCCGCCGGGAGTCCACCGCCGCCGAGCTCGTGGCCGACGGTGCCGTCTGGGCCGCCACGCCGCGGGAGGTCGCGGCACGCTGCGACGTCGTCGTGACGATGCTGCCGGACCTGCCCGACCTCGACGACGTCCTCGACGGCGACGACGGCCTCCTGGCCGGTCTGACCCGTCCCACCGTCCTGGTGGTCTCCTCGACCAGCTCGCCCGACGGCGTCCGCCGCCTCTCCCGCGACCTCGCCGGCCGGACGGAGGGCCGCCTCGCCGTCGTCGACGCCCCGGTCTCCGGCGGGGTGGAGGGGGCGGCCGAGGGCACGCTGTCGGTCATGGTCGGAGGCGCGGACGACGACGTCGCCCGGGTGCTCCCGTGGCTCGCCGCCCTCGGCACCGCGGTGCACCTCGGGCCGATCGGGGCGGGGCAGGTGGCCAAGGCCTGCAACCAGCTCATCGTCGCCGCCGCCACGGTGGCCCTGGGCGAGGCGAGCGTCATCGCGGAGCGAGCCGGGCTGGACCTGGGCAGGCTGCTCGACCTGCTCGGCGGCGGGTACGCCGGCTCGCGGGTGCTCGAGGTGAAGAAGTCCCGCCTCGCGGCCCACGACCACACCCCGGCCAGCCCGGCGCGGTTCATGATCAAGGACCTCGCCTTCGCGGCCGCCGAGGCCGAGAGCACGGGCACGGCGGTCGAGCAGCTGCCCGTGCTGCAGCGGGTCTACGAGGCGATCACCGAGCAGGGGCTCGGCGACCTGGACAGCTCGGTGGTGCAGCGCTACGTGGACGAGCGGTCCGCCTGA